The stretch of DNA ATTGATACTTACATTGACTAACCATAATAATTTCTCTGCAGATGGTAGGCACAACAAGAAGTTAATTTTGATAGGTATGTCTATCATTGCTTCTGCTCAGAAAATACAGGATACTTCATCACAAACTTCCATGCAACGATGCTATCTAAAGGCGAACTGCTAAGTCTAAAATTAACCAAATTATGGAGATTTCTTTAAGGATGTGAAACTGAAAGATTCCTAAATGGCTGCATTCAAAAAGAAATAGCTTACACAGTCTCATACATATACTGATGTAGTGATGTACTATCAACTTTATTAAATGATGCTCACTTTTTGTTTTTTTACAGTTTCTCTGGCTGCCACAATCAGCTTGCTAACATGTCTAGTTTGGGGGGTGCACCGACAGAAGCAAAGGGTTTGTCTTCTTATCCTCCCAAAGCAGACTGGTAATAAATCGAGCATGGAAGAAATGCTAAGGAGGTATGGATCTTTGGCTCCGAAAAGGTACAAGTACTCAGAGCTGAAACAAATGACTAACTCTTTCAAGGATAAACTTGGAGAAGGTGGATATGGCACGGTATTTAGGGGTAGCCTACAGGATGGCTGTGTGGTTGCTGTGAAGCTCCTAAAAGTTTCCAAAGGCAATGGAGAGGAGTTCCTAAATGAGGCAATTAGCATTGGTAGGACATCACATATTAACATTGTCGGTCTGCTCGGTTTTTGCTTAGAAGGAGCCAAGCGAGCCCTTGTTTATGAGTATATGGCTAATGGTTCACTGGAGAAGTATATTTACATAGAGAATTCAGATCTAGTTATTGGATGGGAGAAGTTACAGCAAATAGCACTTGGCATCTCACGAGGATCGGAATATTTGCATCAAGGATGTAGTACCCGCATCATCCATTTTGACATCAAGCCTCAGAATATACTTCTAGATCAAGATTTTTGTCCCAAAATTGCCGATTTCGGTTTAGCCAAACTGTGTCACCTCAAGGATAGCATCCTCTCCGTCGCCGAAGCAAGAGGTACCATTGGATTCATTGCTCCAGAAGTATTCTCTAGAGGTTTTGGAGTCGTTTCTACAAAGTCAGATGTCTATAGCTATGGAATGATGCTCCTGGAAATGGTAGGAGGAAGGATAAATAAAGAAAAAGGGAATACAGAGAGCTCAAGTGATCTGTATTTTCCAAACTGGATTTATGACAATATAGCAGAACAGGTACAAAGTTGTGAAGTCATCTGTGACCTTGAAGAAGCCATGAGAAAGATTACCTTAGTGGGCCAATGGTGCATACAAACTAACCCTGTAAATCGTCCTTCGATGAGCAAGGTGATTGATATGTTGGAAAAGAGGATCAACGAATTGGAGATGCCACCGAAGCCGTTCCTTTCGTGTCCCTCGATCCGGACAAGCTTGTCGTCCCATACAAGTTATGATTACAGATCATCGTATTGCTCTGCATCCCCTGCTGTGTTACCATGCATAGCCCAAAAGTAGTATGAAGTGGATAAATGTAAATTCGAATTACCACTGCATTTACCATTAAGATCTTCTAGTGTGTGAACCGTGTGTAAAAGAAATGTGAATTTTCAGAGGTTACATCGTGTCTCTGAGAATGGCCAAGGCAATGTGATAACGGAAGGCTGTTCGAGATTATTGCACTTGATACGAATCAAAACACGAATAACGAAATGAAAGCTGTTTGGTTGATTTATATGTTTGCGTTTCTGACTTTCGAAAGGCAGCTAACTCGTATAAGTTTGGGGCAGACAGCTAGGCCTCCAAACTGTAATAAGCGCCATTCAGGCTATATATCAATTACGACCTGACGA from Triticum urartu cultivar G1812 chromosome 3, Tu2.1, whole genome shotgun sequence encodes:
- the LOC125542466 gene encoding rust resistance kinase Lr10-like → MEEMLRRYGSLAPKRYKYSELKQMTNSFKDKLGEGGYGTVFRGSLQDGCVVAVKLLKVSKGNGEEFLNEAISIGRTSHINIVGLLGFCLEGAKRALVYEYMANGSLEKYIYIENSDLVIGWEKLQQIALGISRGSEYLHQGCSTRIIHFDIKPQNILLDQDFCPKIADFGLAKLCHLKDSILSVAEARGTIGFIAPEVFSRGFGVVSTKSDVYSYGMMLLEMVGGRINKEKGNTESSSDLYFPNWIYDNIAEQVQSCEVICDLEEAMRKITLVGQWCIQTNPVNRPSMSKVIDMLEKRINELEMPPKPFLSCPSIRTSLSSHTSYDYRSSYCSASPAVLPCIAQK